Proteins co-encoded in one Malus sylvestris chromosome 9, drMalSylv7.2, whole genome shotgun sequence genomic window:
- the LOC126582300 gene encoding uncharacterized protein LOC126582300 has product MDFFKVKKFRKAHKPAPENVSEDNPVPQPEEPGKESSGDDFGKSANSDSVAEAEDDDDDFITEEVKRRLKELRRNSFMVLIPEEESFPEDEEEEEEQAGETSSNEWRDVEAEGRQWWCGFGAVYDKYWERMLFFERMSAQHLNGTGIQTPMTPSPRSASKKLTSPFRCLSLKKIEGPDDETEHLQQPENDLYQDIETSYVGQLCLSWEALHCQYTQLNQLIACQPENPNSYNHSAQQFQQFQVLLQRYIENEPFEEGHRAEIYARTQRLLPNLLRVPNIQGPIQKGNEEELDSVVHAPDLIKIIETSILTFQLFLKMDKKKPSSVLNLFGNQNQAATPLQQIQSSLEKKWMKLKELQKRRKGWKKKSWPQLQEDVQLLFSLIDAKVLSRTLRMVRISKEQLFWCEEKMKKLDLVDGKLWRDPSPTLFPCP; this is encoded by the exons ATGGATTTCTTCAAAGTTAAGAAGTTTAGGAAAGCACACAAACCAGCCCCAGAAAATGTGTCAGAGGATAATCCTGTGCCACAGCCGGAGGAACCCGGCAAGGAGAGTAGTGGTGATGATTTTGGTAAGTCGGCCAATTCTGATTCTGTGGCAGAAGCTGAGGACGATGATGATGATTTCATAACGGAGGAGGTCAAGCGGAGGTTAAAAGAATTGAGAAGGAATAGCTTCATGGTGTTGATTCCGGAAGAAGAGTCATTTCccgaagatgaagaagaagaagaagagcagGCCGGTGAAACAAGCTCTAACGAGTGGAGGGATGTAGAAGCAGAAGGCCGGCAATGGTGGTGTGGCTTTGGTGCTGTATATGACAAGTACTGGGAGAGGATGTTGTTCTTTGAACGGATGAGTGCGCAGCATCTTAATGGAACTG GCATCCAAACCCCTATGACCCCATCACCGCGATCAGCATCTAAGAAGCTTACCTCCCCTTTTCGCTGTCTTTCTTTGAAGAAGATTGAAGGGCCTGATGATGAAACTGAGCACCTTCAGCAGCCAGAAAATGATCTGTACCAGGATATCGAGACATCATATGTAGgtcaactttgcttgtcttgggaGGCACTGCACTGTCAGTACACTCAACTAAACCAGCTAATCGCTTGCCAACCTGAAAATCCCAACAGTTACAACCACAGTGCTCAACAGTTTCAACAGTTCCAGGTTTTACTACAAAGGTATATCGAAAATGAACCTTTTGAGGAGGGCCACAGGGCTGAAATTTATGCTCGCACACAAAGACTTCTTCCTAATTTACTGCGGGTGCCTAATATACAAG GTCCAATTCAAAAAggaaatgaggaagaattagattCGGTGGTGCATGCTCCTGACCTCATCAAGATTATTGAAACCTCAATCCTCACTTTCCAGCTTTTCCTGAAGATGGATAAGAAAAAACCAAGCTCTGTTCTTAACTTGTTTGGGAATCAAAACCAGGCTGCCACCCCACTTCAGCAGATTCAATCTTCTCTCGAGAAG AAATGGATGAAGTTAAAGGAACTGCAAAAAAGGAGGAAaggttggaagaagaaatcgtGGCCGCAGTTGCAAGAAGATGTTCAGCTTTTGTTTAGCCTCATTGACGCCAAGGTTCTGTCGAGAACCCTCCGAATGGTGAGAATAAGCAAAGAGCAGCTGTTTTGGTGCGAGGAGAAGATGAAAAAACTCGATTTGGTAGATGGAAAGTTGTGGAGAGACCCGTCTCCCACCCTTTTCCCTTGTCCATAG